DNA from Bradyrhizobium diazoefficiens USDA 110:
TCCACTCGAAATAGCCGATGGCACCAAGACCGGCGACGATCAGCACCAGAAGCGCAACGACGATCCTCTGAAAAGTCATTCGTTCCCCCAAAACAATATCGTCAGCAAAGAACGTCTAGAACGGCATGCCCATCAATTTCGACAGGCGTTCGATCGAGAGATAGCCGGCGTGATAGGCGGCAAGGCCCGCGCCGTAGATGATCGCCGAGATGATCGTGGTCCAGATCAGCTTGCGTCCCATCCGCGTCAGGATCGGCGCGCCGGGATCGGTGCCGGGCGCGCCCACGCCGTCCTCGTGCTGGCTGCGCACGCCGAACGGCAGCGTCAGGAACAGCGCGACCCACCAGATGACGAAGTAGATCGCGATCGCGGTCGATATCTGGATGGCCATGGGACGGCCTTACGCCTGCTCGATTTCGACCAGCGCGCCGGAAAAGTCCTTCGGGTGCAGGAACAGCACCGGCTTGCCGTGGGCGCCGATCTTCGGCACGCCGTCGCCGAGCACCCGGGCGCCCTCCTTCACCAAGGTGTCGCGCGAGGCGATGATGTCCACGACCTCGTAGCAGACATGATGGATGCCGCCGTCCGCGTTGCGCTCCAGGAACTTTGCGATCGGAGAAGCTTCGCCGAGCGGCTCGATGAACTCGATCTTGGTGTTGGGCAGCGTCGCGAACACGGTGGTGACGCCATGCTCGGGCAGCGCGACCGCCTCCGAGATCTGCGCCCCGAACGCGGCGCCGTAGATTTTTGCAGCCTTGACGGCATCCTTGGTCGCGATCGCGACATGGTTGAGCCGACCCAGCATGTTTCTCTCCCTCAGAGCACGATCCGGAAAAGCGTGAAGCGCCTTTCCGAAAAGACCATGCCTCAATCAGACTGTCAGCACATGTACCAGACAGGCGGGCTTTTTGCCCCAATGTTCGTTGATCACGGCCCGGACCGCGCGTCGCACCGACTCGGCCAGCGCGTCCGGATCGCGGCGGCGCGCTTTCGGCAGCCCCTCGATCGTGGACATCACGGCCTCGAAGACCAGGTCGTCAAAGGCCTCGCCCGCCCTGTTCTTCTCGGGAACGCCGACGAGATCGACCTCGGGTTCGTCGACAAGCTCGCCTTGCGCGGTCATGGCGATGGCGACGAAAGCGCAGCCGGAAAAGGCCATGCGGCGGCGTTCGACCACCGCGCGGGACTTGGAATCCTCCAGGATCGTGCCGTCCTTGTAGAGACGGCCCGAGGGCACCTCGCCGACGATGCCGGGATCGCCGGGACCGAGCTTGACGAGGTCGCCGTTGCGGCAGACCAGGACGCGCGGCACGCCGGCGGCGCGCGCGAGCTTGGCGTGCTCGTGCAGGTGCAGGGCCTCGCCATGGACGGGGATCAGGAGCTGCGGACGCACCCAGGCGATCATGTCGCGCAGCTCGTCGCGGCGGGGATGGCCGGAGACGTGGACCAGGGCGTCGCGATCGGTGATGACCTCGACGCCCTGGAGCACCAGGTTGTTGATGATCGAACCGACCGCCTTCTCGTTGCCGGGAATGGTGCGCGAGGAGAAGATCACGCAGTCGCCGCGGTTGAGCGTGATCTCCGGATGGTCGTCATTGGCGATGCGCGCCAGCGCCGCGCGGGCCTCGCCCTGGCTGCCGGTGCAGAGCGCCAGCACCTTGTCCTGCGGCAGATGGCCGTAGACGTCGATCGAGCGGAAGTTCTGCACCCCGTCGAGATAGCCGGTCTCGCGCGCGACCTGCGACACGCGGTCCATGGCG
Protein-coding regions in this window:
- the mce gene encoding methylmalonyl-CoA epimerase, producing MLGRLNHVAIATKDAVKAAKIYGAAFGAQISEAVALPEHGVTTVFATLPNTKIEFIEPLGEASPIAKFLERNADGGIHHVCYEVVDIIASRDTLVKEGARVLGDGVPKIGAHGKPVLFLHPKDFSGALVEIEQA
- a CDS encoding ribonuclease J, which codes for MAKPDELVFAPLGGVGEIGMNLSIYGLGNRQQRAWLAVDLGVSFGDEEHLPGIDLIMPDISFLEKERKNLMGLVLTHAHEDHFGAIIDLWPKLKCPIYATQFSAALFEAKCAAERNAPKIPVTVVPSGGRVDIGPFNVEFIPVAHSIPESHALAIHTEAGIVLHTGDWKIDPTPIIGRPTDEKRLRELGDEGVLALIGDSTNAVRDGRSPSEAEVARTIAGLVKAAKGRVAVTTFASNVARIKAVADAARAADREVVVVGRAMDRVSQVARETGYLDGVQNFRSIDVYGHLPQDKVLALCTGSQGEARAALARIANDDHPEITLNRGDCVIFSSRTIPGNEKAVGSIINNLVLQGVEVITDRDALVHVSGHPRRDELRDMIAWVRPQLLIPVHGEALHLHEHAKLARAAGVPRVLVCRNGDLVKLGPGDPGIVGEVPSGRLYKDGTILEDSKSRAVVERRRMAFSGCAFVAIAMTAQGELVDEPEVDLVGVPEKNRAGEAFDDLVFEAVMSTIEGLPKARRRDPDALAESVRRAVRAVINEHWGKKPACLVHVLTV
- a CDS encoding DUF1467 family protein, producing MAIQISTAIAIYFVIWWVALFLTLPFGVRSQHEDGVGAPGTDPGAPILTRMGRKLIWTTIISAIIYGAGLAAYHAGYLSIERLSKLMGMPF